The proteins below are encoded in one region of Dioscorea cayenensis subsp. rotundata cultivar TDr96_F1 chromosome 18, TDr96_F1_v2_PseudoChromosome.rev07_lg8_w22 25.fasta, whole genome shotgun sequence:
- the LOC120282311 gene encoding ribulose bisphosphate carboxylase/oxygenase activase, chloroplastic-like yields the protein MASTVGALNVAPLNLHGSNSGVPVPSSAFFGSSLKKVSSGPSYGRLSTGTFKVMAADLDESKQTQTDRWGHLYSDTSDDQQDITRGKGLVDSLFQAPMGDGTHVAVLNSYEYISQGLRTYNLDNTVDGFYIAPAFMDKLVVHITKNFMKLPNIKVPLILGIWGGKGQGKSFQCELVFAKMGINPIMMSAGELESGNAGEPAKLIRQRYREAADLIAKGKMCALFINDLDAGAGRMGGTTQYTVNNQMVNATLMNIADCPTNVQLPGMYNKQENARVPIIVTGNDFSTLYAPLIRDGRMEKFYWAPTREDRIGVCTGIFRTDNVPKEDIVKLVDAFPGQSIDFFGALRARVYDDEVRNWIAGLGVDKVGKRLVNSREGPPTFEQPKMTLEKLMEYGNMLVKEQENVKRVQLADKYLSEAALGDANEDAMQTGTFYRQGA from the exons ATGGCTTCCACTGTTGGAGCTCTCAACGTAGCGCCG TTGAACTTGCATGGTTCCAACTCTGGAGTTCCAGTCCCAAGCTCGGCCTTCTTTGGGAGTAGCTTGAAGAAGGTGAGCTCTGGCCCAAGCTATGGGAGACTCAGCACTGGTACTTTCAAGGTCATGGCTGCTGATCTTGATGAATCCAAGCAAACCCAAACAGATAGATGGGGACACCTTTATAGTGATACCTCGGACGATCAGCAGGACATCACCAGAGGAAAAGGTTTGGTGGACAGTCTCTTCCAAGCTCCCATGGGAGATGGAACTCACGTTGCTGTCTTGAACTCTTATGAATACATTAGTCAGGGTCTCCGCAC GTACAACCTTGACAACACCGTGGATGGGTTTTACATTGCTCCTGCTTTCATGGATAAGCTGGTTGTCCACATAACCAAGAATTTCATGAAGTTGCCCAACATCAAG GTTCCCCTTATTCTCGGAATTTGGGGAGGCAAAGGACAGGGGAAATCCTTCCAATGCGAGCTTGTCTTTGCTAAGATGGGGATCAA CCCAATCATGATGAGTGCCGGAGAACTGGAAAGTGGGAATGCCGGAGAGCCTGCAAAGTTAATCAGACAAAGATATCGTGAGGCGGCAGATTTGATTGCCAAGGGGAAAATGTGCGCGCTATTCATCAACGATCTTGATGCAGGAGCGGGAAGGATGGGTGGCACAACTCAATACACAGTGAACAACCAGATGGTTAATGCGACTCTGATGAACATTGCCGATTGCCCAACCAATGTGCAGCTCCCCGGAATGTATAACAAGCAAGAGAATGCTCGTGTACCGATCATCGTCACCGGCAATGACTTTTCCACATTGTATGCGCCTCTTATCCGTGACGGTCGTATGGAGAAGTTCTACTGGGCACCAACTAGAGAGGACCGTATTGGTGTCTGCACTGGTATCTTCAGGACTGACAATGTACCCAAGGAGGACATTGTCAAGCTTGTTGATGCATTCCCTGGCCAGTCCATTg ACTTTTTTGGAGCACTGAGAGCCCGGGTTTATGATGATGAAGTGAGGAACTGGATTGCAGGCCTGGGAGTTGACAAGGTTGGTAAGAGGCTGGTGAACTCTAGAGAGGGACCTCCCACATTTGAACAGCCAAAGATGACACTGGAGAAGCTTATGGAGTACGGTAACATGCTTGTGAAGGAGCAGGAGAATGTGAAGAGGGTGCAATTGGCTGACAAGTACTTGAGCGAGGCTGCTCTTGGAGATGCCAATGAGGATGCCATGCAGACTGGAACATTCTATC GACAAGGAGCATAG
- the LOC120282629 gene encoding transcription initiation factor IIA subunit 1-like, whose translation MANSVSTVYIHVIDDVINKIRDEFISFGAGETVLSELQTIWEMKMVQCGAISGMTERQSIPRPGGPITPVHDLNMPYEGPPEEYETPTAEMLFPPTPIQTPLPGTAQTPLPGSVQTPLPGLVDQSLYNIPTGPSDFSTPSDVSNGVDAKGGRHTPYMQSPSPWMNQRPPVGVDVNVAYVESRDEAERGASHQDFFTMSSGKRKRDDYAPHVASGGYIPQQDGSGDVTVEFVLLETTGTQTKEDHGRKTAIAKTVAIQEAKPIEAVPQLDGIHDEYDELFPYQGVATEDYNTPGEHVELRAPTPTVGTPKPAKNETADDDEPPLNEDDDDEEEEEYERGEEEPTTQHLVLAQFDKVSRTKSRWKCTLKDGIMHINSRDILFNKATGEFDF comes from the exons ATGGCGAATAGCGTCTCCACCGTGTATATTCATGTCATCGATGACGTTATCAACAAGATCCGGGACGAATTCATCAGCTTCGGAGCAGGGGAGACCGTCTTGAGCGAGCTCCAGaca ATATGGGAGATGAAGATGGTGCAGTGCGGGGCCATATCTGGGATGACGGAGAGACAATCCATCCCCAGGCCTGGAGGCCCGATAACCCCTGTCCATGATCTGAATATGCCGTATGAGGGTCCTCCTGAGGAGTATGAGACCCCCACCGCTGAAATGCTCTTCCCTCCC ACTCCTATCCAGACTCCACTGCCCGGCACGGCCCAGACTCCACTGCCAGGATCAGTCCAGACACCATTGCCGGGATTGGTTGATCAGTCTTTGTATAATATCCCCACTGGACCTTCTGATTTTAGTACACCTAGTGATGTCAGTAATGGTGTTGATGCCAAAGGCGGAAGACATACCCCATACATG CAATCACCTTCTCCTTGGATGAACCAGAGACCACCTGTGGGTGTCGATGTCAATGTTG CTTATGTTGAAAGTCGTGATGAGGCAGAAAGAGGAGCTTCTCATCAG GATTTTTTCACAATGTCATCTGGAAAACGGAAACGGGATGATTATGCTCCCCATGTAGCATCTGGAGGCTACATTCCACAACAAGATGGGAGTGGAGATGTGACCGTGGAATTTGTTCTGCTAGAG ACAACTGGTACTCAAACTAAAGAGGATCATGGCAGAAAAACTGCCATTGCTAAAACTGTGGCCATTCAAGAGGCCAAACCAATTGAAGCAGTTCCTCAGTTGGACGGGATCCATGATGAATATGATGAG TTGTTTCCTTACCAAGGGGTTGCCACTGAAGATTATAATACGCCTGGAGAGCATG TTGAACTACGGGCACCAACACCCACTGTTGGCACACCAAAACCAGCAAAGAATGAGACTGCAGATGATGATGAGCCGCCTctgaatgaagatgatgatgatgaagaagaagaagaatatgagcgAGGAGAAGAAGAGCCCACAACACAACATTTAGTTCTAGCTCAGTTTGACAAG GTATCAAGGACTAAAAGCAGATGGAAGTGCACTCTTAAAGATGGGATAATGCATATCAACAGCAGGGATATTCTTTTCAACAAG GCCACCGGagaatttgatttttaa